Proteins from a genomic interval of Afifella aestuarii:
- a CDS encoding glycosyltransferase, which yields MNATLKRTLKRYLLPFTGSMRLLRAHPILMNGQWYLENNPDVARAEIDPIEHFHRIGWKEGRNPSEHFDVTYYLTAYPDIRAAEINPLIHYLQVGCTEGRNPSPTFDAAAYLRDHPDLSQKKLTAYEQFLVATGRADVEREPMTIPRGAYDEISESGLLHETWYRGKYPDVVAVPDPLRHYIDWGIREGRSPNPYFDPSWYTKEHRYALRGLPPILHYLRHGWQNGCDPSAAFSLTHYSDLTGWSPRDGEPIARFMKEGLPQAPALRPVDPAKPGHRINLGRRDAHCCKGSFLRYPLDHRPAETADAHGSFIPNRLVLHWVIPDFGTGGGGHMTIFRMVRALGLRGHRQTVWIHNRDPKEPLDGAYDDVVRHYQTIDADIRLIDEEGFVDAQGDVVIATDWASVWPARSMQHVKRCFYFVQDYEPFFFARGAEALLAETTYRSDVDCLCASPWLSQTLEENFGRWTRHFHLAADRDVYYPASPRSAPAANAEALPRIALYARRFTARRAVDLGLLALEVLARRGHEFIVDFFGSEEPIETAPFPFVQHGTLPPQELSRLYRSATIGVVFSATNYSLVPQEMMACGLPVVELDVESTKAIYPEGVVSRAGANPDALADAIEALLFDGERRATQARKALNWVSQFSWEGAADVIEKGIVDRLQELGHARLAPGVPRATPKASVVIPTLNGGPLLLDVIERVKAQKLHEPFEILVIDSGSSDGTMERIEADDSVMLHRIDKSEFGHGRTRNLGVELTSGDYIAFLTQDALPTNEGWLANLVMMLDHYPDAAGAFGHHLAWEAASAFTKRDIDQHFRQFFEMPLAVSKDLDPARYAAGDIQWRQQLHYYSDNNSCLRRSVWEKIPYRDVPFGEDQLYAEDIVAAGYQKVFAPNAIVYHSHDYDEAETEERSMIEARFFYEHFGYVLMEDAATLEKTLAALNAADTAWGRTHGIGDEEIAYRHKLNKARLKGYLAGGPEAQGHLERWRRKKVA from the coding sequence TTATCTGACTGCCTACCCCGACATTCGGGCCGCGGAGATCAACCCTCTCATCCATTACCTTCAGGTCGGCTGCACCGAAGGCCGCAACCCCTCGCCCACCTTCGACGCTGCCGCCTATCTGCGTGACCACCCCGACCTCTCGCAAAAGAAGCTCACGGCCTACGAGCAGTTTCTCGTCGCCACCGGCCGTGCAGACGTCGAACGCGAGCCGATGACGATCCCGCGCGGCGCTTATGACGAGATTTCGGAAAGCGGGCTTCTGCACGAGACCTGGTATCGCGGGAAATATCCCGACGTCGTCGCCGTGCCCGATCCGCTTCGACATTACATCGACTGGGGCATCCGCGAAGGCCGCAGCCCCAATCCATATTTCGACCCGTCCTGGTACACGAAGGAGCACCGCTACGCGCTGCGCGGCCTGCCTCCGATACTGCACTATCTGCGCCATGGCTGGCAGAATGGCTGCGACCCGTCGGCGGCTTTCAGTCTCACGCATTACAGCGACCTCACCGGCTGGTCGCCACGCGACGGGGAGCCGATCGCGCGCTTCATGAAGGAGGGGCTGCCGCAGGCGCCCGCGCTCAGGCCGGTCGATCCCGCAAAGCCCGGGCATCGCATCAATCTCGGGCGACGGGACGCGCATTGCTGCAAGGGAAGCTTTCTGCGTTACCCGCTGGATCACCGGCCCGCCGAGACCGCCGATGCGCATGGCAGTTTCATACCGAACCGCCTCGTCCTGCATTGGGTGATCCCGGATTTCGGGACCGGCGGCGGCGGCCATATGACCATCTTCCGGATGGTGCGCGCCCTCGGTCTGCGCGGTCACCGCCAGACGGTCTGGATCCATAACCGCGATCCGAAAGAGCCGCTCGACGGGGCCTACGACGACGTCGTGCGCCATTATCAGACGATCGATGCCGACATCCGCCTCATCGACGAGGAGGGTTTCGTCGATGCTCAAGGCGATGTCGTCATCGCGACCGACTGGGCGTCGGTGTGGCCGGCCCGTTCGATGCAGCACGTGAAGCGCTGCTTCTACTTCGTGCAGGATTACGAGCCGTTCTTCTTTGCCCGCGGCGCCGAAGCGCTTTTGGCGGAAACCACCTATCGAAGTGACGTCGATTGCCTGTGCGCGAGCCCGTGGCTGTCACAAACGCTTGAGGAGAATTTCGGCCGCTGGACGCGCCATTTCCACCTCGCGGCCGATCGCGATGTTTATTATCCGGCAAGCCCGCGCTCGGCGCCTGCCGCCAACGCGGAAGCGCTTCCGCGGATCGCGCTTTACGCCCGCCGCTTCACCGCCAGGCGCGCTGTCGATCTCGGCCTTCTGGCGCTCGAGGTGCTGGCGCGGCGCGGACACGAATTCATCGTCGATTTCTTCGGTTCCGAAGAGCCGATCGAGACAGCGCCCTTCCCTTTCGTGCAGCATGGGACGCTGCCGCCGCAGGAGCTCAGCCGGCTCTACCGTTCCGCCACGATCGGCGTCGTCTTCTCGGCCACGAACTACTCGCTCGTTCCGCAGGAAATGATGGCCTGCGGCCTGCCGGTGGTCGAGCTCGATGTGGAAAGCACCAAGGCGATCTATCCCGAGGGCGTGGTGTCGCGCGCGGGCGCCAATCCCGACGCTCTCGCCGATGCCATCGAAGCGCTGCTCTTCGATGGCGAGCGCCGCGCCACACAGGCGCGCAAGGCCCTCAACTGGGTCTCCCAGTTCAGCTGGGAAGGCGCTGCCGACGTCATCGAAAAAGGCATCGTCGACCGGCTTCAGGAACTCGGGCACGCCCGGCTTGCGCCGGGGGTCCCGCGGGCCACACCGAAAGCCTCCGTCGTCATCCCGACCCTAAACGGCGGGCCGCTCCTCCTCGACGTCATCGAGCGGGTGAAGGCGCAGAAGCTGCACGAGCCGTTCGAGATCCTCGTCATCGACAGTGGCTCGAGCGACGGCACGATGGAGCGCATCGAGGCGGACGATTCGGTCATGCTGCACCGCATCGACAAATCGGAGTTCGGCCATGGCCGCACGCGCAATCTCGGCGTTGAGCTGACGAGCGGCGATTACATCGCCTTTCTCACCCAGGATGCGCTGCCGACGAACGAAGGCTGGCTCGCCAATCTCGTGATGATGCTCGACCATTATCCGGATGCCGCCGGCGCCTTCGGTCACCATCTCGCCTGGGAAGCCGCGAGCGCCTTTACCAAGCGCGACATCGACCAGCATTTCCGGCAATTCTTCGAAATGCCGCTCGCCGTCTCCAAGGATCTCGATCCCGCACGCTACGCGGCGGGCGACATCCAATGGCGGCAGCAGCTGCATTACTACAGCGACAACAATTCCTGCCTGCGGCGTTCCGTTTGGGAGAAGATCCCTTATCGCGACGTTCCCTTCGGCGAAGACCAGCTCTACGCCGAGGACATCGTCGCGGCCGGCTATCAGAAAGTCTTCGCACCGAATGCCATCGTCTATCATTCGCATGATTACGACGAAGCGGAGACCGAAGAGCGTTCGATGATCGAGGCGCGGTTCTTCTACGAGCATTTCGGCTACGTCCTCATGGAAGATGCCGCCACTCTCGAGAAGACGCTCGCCGCCCTCAATGCCGCCGACACCGCCTGGGGACGCACCCACGGGATCGGCGACGAGGAGATCGCCTATCGGCACAAGCTCAACAAAGCCCGCCTGAAGGGCTATCTCGCCGGGGGCCCAGAGGCTCAGGGCCATCTCGAGCGGTGGCGCAGAAAGAAGGTCGCCTGA
- a CDS encoding DUF6212 domain-containing protein: MPDPTAFSSGIFVDPDSAQQIFGASSQVFVSESLAERLGDLSHLPTSVTLFDQDGRLRSSGSHPGAAAHVLIDAIPHGVFLIACGDGEQEIAAKLVGLFKRHDARPVPSLAVIDATETDAALLRFTHALLPAMSHRLAIQEEVLGRRESELAEMRQHAEWQQLQLRLGREMVEALGYSTRMLAYEVPDGDRTIGPGGDVEATSLVQRLPVDLAGINAVSLYVVTPKKTSGQIIVTLGPPDLRQSLARAEIASTDLKAGWNDIVLEKAVGPIHGDGVLTVSFLRDAKVAAPLLSLTDETTDRFGLIDPDSAGSLALKVWKGLSTEAFPAANRAALRISRAPLDTAGLSRRLHYIFGAAEEAILRQTSKGGPLSATDSNGQIGLRTLPGKIGGFRLADAIKPGTLTVSVDLARAADDVDEEIETAILAIPSQDLLLRDADELRQVVEAIFAQDAGTTANLPASLTRRLPKATRTTLRLTFTGPTERPMDVVLALRNSSGVEIALSASHMEVEKIEALRSELEPPFARRIPFAELKSRMSYMFGDSEGRRASEGLGFSVFEISDVENFMQTHPLPDGLSGARGVGILPEGLVRVGARVMTSHRLGPDAEYGLLLIERGAGEEDPAAFAGAMERFVEDGDTARPDFVIAAAKVNTKPNERHDFAIELQTPLAQPADLLCTIRSLSGHISFAWCRWYGLDLTVAGKGAHRLELTGGKAKPRSEK; encoded by the coding sequence GTGCCGGATCCGACCGCCTTTTCCAGCGGGATTTTCGTCGATCCCGACAGCGCCCAACAGATCTTCGGAGCGTCGAGCCAGGTGTTCGTCTCCGAAAGCCTTGCCGAACGTCTCGGAGACCTGTCGCATCTTCCGACTTCCGTCACGCTGTTTGATCAGGATGGCCGGCTCAGATCCTCAGGATCGCATCCGGGCGCGGCCGCCCATGTCCTCATCGACGCCATCCCGCACGGCGTCTTCCTGATTGCCTGCGGCGACGGCGAACAGGAGATCGCGGCAAAGCTCGTCGGCTTGTTCAAGCGGCACGACGCGCGGCCCGTCCCCTCTCTTGCCGTCATCGACGCGACCGAGACCGATGCGGCGCTCTTACGCTTCACCCATGCGCTCTTGCCGGCGATGAGCCATCGCCTCGCCATCCAGGAAGAGGTCCTCGGCCGGCGCGAGAGCGAGCTTGCCGAGATGCGCCAGCACGCCGAGTGGCAACAGCTGCAGCTTCGCCTCGGCCGCGAAATGGTCGAGGCGCTCGGCTATTCCACACGCATGCTCGCCTATGAGGTGCCGGACGGCGATCGCACGATCGGCCCTGGCGGCGACGTGGAGGCGACCTCGCTCGTCCAGCGTTTGCCGGTCGATCTCGCGGGCATCAATGCCGTCAGTCTTTATGTCGTCACGCCCAAGAAGACCTCCGGCCAGATCATCGTCACGCTCGGGCCCCCCGATCTGCGGCAGAGCCTCGCCCGGGCGGAGATTGCCTCTACGGATTTGAAGGCCGGCTGGAACGATATCGTTCTGGAAAAGGCCGTCGGTCCGATCCACGGCGATGGCGTCCTCACCGTCTCCTTCCTCCGAGACGCAAAGGTCGCCGCACCGCTCCTGTCGCTCACGGACGAGACGACCGACCGTTTCGGCCTGATCGATCCCGACAGCGCGGGTTCGCTCGCGCTCAAAGTCTGGAAGGGCCTTTCCACCGAAGCGTTTCCTGCAGCGAACCGTGCGGCTTTGCGGATCTCCCGTGCCCCGCTCGATACGGCGGGGCTCTCTCGTCGGCTGCATTATATCTTCGGCGCCGCCGAAGAGGCGATCCTTCGGCAAACCAGCAAGGGCGGCCCACTTTCGGCAACCGACAGCAATGGTCAGATCGGCCTGCGCACCCTTCCTGGAAAGATCGGCGGCTTCCGGCTTGCGGATGCCATCAAGCCCGGCACGCTCACCGTCTCCGTCGATCTCGCGCGCGCCGCCGACGATGTAGATGAAGAGATCGAAACCGCCATCCTCGCGATCCCGAGCCAGGACCTCCTTCTGCGCGATGCGGACGAGCTGCGTCAGGTCGTCGAAGCGATCTTCGCGCAGGATGCCGGCACGACAGCGAACCTGCCGGCCTCGCTCACCCGCCGCCTGCCGAAGGCGACGCGCACGACATTGCGGCTGACATTCACAGGCCCGACCGAGCGGCCGATGGACGTCGTCCTGGCACTCCGCAATTCCTCAGGCGTCGAGATCGCATTGAGCGCATCGCACATGGAGGTCGAAAAGATCGAGGCGCTGCGGAGCGAACTCGAACCGCCCTTTGCCCGGCGCATCCCCTTCGCGGAACTGAAAAGCCGGATGAGCTACATGTTCGGCGACAGCGAAGGTCGCCGCGCATCCGAAGGCCTCGGGTTTTCGGTTTTCGAGATCTCCGACGTCGAAAACTTCATGCAGACGCATCCTTTGCCGGACGGCCTTTCGGGGGCGCGCGGTGTCGGCATCCTGCCCGAAGGACTCGTTCGTGTCGGCGCGCGGGTGATGACGAGCCACCGTCTGGGACCCGATGCGGAATACGGGCTGTTACTTATCGAGCGCGGTGCGGGCGAGGAAGACCCCGCCGCCTTCGCCGGGGCGATGGAGCGCTTCGTCGAAGACGGCGACACCGCCCGGCCCGATTTCGTCATCGCAGCCGCGAAGGTGAACACGAAGCCCAATGAGCGGCACGATTTTGCCATCGAGCTTCAGACGCCGCTCGCACAGCCTGCCGACCTTCTATGCACCATCCGCAGTCTTTCCGGACATATCAGCTTTGCCTGGTGCCGCTGGTATGGGCTGGATCTCACGGTCGCCGGCAAGGGCGCGCATCGCCTTGAGCTCACCGGTGGCAAGGCAAAGCCTCGTTCGGAGAAGTGA